The region GTCATGTTTTCGCTTTTTCCAATCCTTGCCGTGCCAGAATTCACTGTCAACAAAAACGGCAATTTTGAGTTTTTTAAAAGTTAAATCCGGCTTACCGAAAACACTTTTATCATTTTTTCTATATCGATATCCTTTCACCCAAAGGGTTTTTGAAAGCAAGACTTCAATCTTAGAGCCTTTGCTTTTTACTGCCTGCATGTTTTTACGTCGTTGTTCTTTGGTGAGCTTATCCACAAAGCGAAAATAGAACAAAGTGTAAAAACAGGGAAACAAAATTATATTAAAAGAATAACAATGCTTGCTATAAAATGTAGCATTTTTTTAAAGTAAGAAAAAAAGAAAGTAACTACCTCTTATTAATCAACTCATTTGTCTTCAGCAGCAAATCCATAAATAAAATTTTAGGATTAGCGTTGCGCTCTATGTAATAACAGTTGCTATTAAATTCTTCTACCAGCATTTCGTAATTGCGCTGGGTAATAAAAGGCGCAAATTTTTCTAAGAATTGTTTTTCGTTGCCGCTCAAGCGCACTAAATCGCGTGAGCCAAAATTATACATCAAACAATCTCTGAATATCTCGAGTCCGTATTGTAAAAATTGTTTTTGTTTTTCGCGTCCTGTTGCAGCGTTCTGGTCAATCCACTGCAAGGCTTTGTCGCAATCAAACTTTAAAGCCAGGCGCATAAAGCTTTGGAAGTGTTGCAAAAAAGATAATTGCTCATCGCTTTGCGTTAATAGTTTGATGGCTTCATTAAAATTGCTGTCGCATAAAAATGCCGCTTGCTGCGCGTTCTCTTCGGTAACACCAAACTTTTTTACCAAGGCTTCTTTTATCTCCGCTTCCTGTAAACGCAAAAACGGTATTTGTTGCACGCGCGAAATAATTGTAGCCAATAACTGATCAGGATTATTACACACCAAAATAAAAATGGTTTGTTCAGGCGGCTCTTCCAATACCTTTAATAATTTATTGGCGGCTTCGGTGTTCATTTTCTCCGGCTGCCAGATGATCATTATTTTGTATAGTCCCTCGTAACTGGTATAACTTAATTCGCGGATGATATTGCCGCTTTCCTCAACAGGAATAATCGGTTGTTTGTTTTCTGCATCCAGACCTTCAAACCAATCGTTTAAACTTAAGTAAGGATTTTCTAAAAACGCCTCACGGAATTCCTTAATTAAATCGGCGCTGCTTTTTACATCTTTCGATTTGGCGATAGGAAACACCAAGTGCAAATCAGGATGTACCAATTTATTTGTTTTCTGACAACTCGGACATTCACCGCAGGCATCGTTGTTTTGTTTGTTGCTGCAAAATAAATATTGCGCAAAAGCCATAGCGGTTCCTAAATTGCCGCTGCCTTCATAGCCTGTAAATAAAAGTGCGTGAGGTAAACGGTTTTCATTCACCATTTTTATCAAACGATCTTTTACTTCTTTTTGTCCAACTATGTCGCGTAGCAGCATAGAGCAAATATACACTTCCGAGAGGAGAATAGAAAGATTATTTGGGGATAAACCCCCTCCCGCTTCGCGGACTCCCTCCCGATTATCCCGATAGCTATCGGGACGGGACAAGCTCTTAGCAGGGGGAGAGGCTGTTCGTTTTTGATTCAGCTTTAATTTTCAATAAGGGAAAATCGTAGCTAAAAATTTTGAATTTACCATGAAAGAATTCTCCCCTGCTAAGGGGAGATGTCGCGTAGCGACAGAGGGGTTTTGTTTTAAAAAGTTGTTTGAAGTTTGAGACTCTTCGTTTTATATTGTGGTAAAACCCCCTCCCGCTTCGCGGACTCCCCCTTAGCAGGGGGAGGGGCTTTCCGTTTTTGATGGAGCTTGAATTGTAAAAAAAGGAAAATCGTTGCTAAAAAATTTTTAATCTACCACGAAAGAATTCTCCCCTGCGAAGGGGAGATGTCCGAACTTGCCAGCCGTGGCGCAGCAGGCTGGGGACAGAGGGGTTTATGCCACTCTTTCATTTATTTTGAAAATAGGATTTAATTAAATCTAACACACCCTCAGTGTTTTTAAAAACATGCTCGTTTTCAATTCTAACGGTTCTTATACCATACTTTAATAATAAATCATCTCGCTGCTTGTCATGTTCAAATCCAACAACAGTGAAGTGATGTTCTCCGTCTAACTCAACAGCTAATTTTTCTTCTGCACAATAAAAATCAAGAATGAAATTTTTGAAACTGTGTTGTCGTCTAAATTTTCTTCCTTCCAGCTGAGAATTTTTTAAATATTTCCAGAGTATTTTCTCAGGAACAGTTGTGTTATCTCTTAAATCTTTTCTGTATTCTTTTAAATAAGACCTGTTATTATTTCTTATCTGCATACAGCAAAATTATAAGGAGTTGTTTTTGATCCTTGCTATAATTTGTAGTTTTTTTGGTTAAGACCTTTTATTATATTTAAGAACAAACCCCCTCCCGCTTCGCGGACTCCCCCTTAGCAGGGGGAGGGGCTGTTCGTTTATAAATTGGCTTGAATTGTAAAAAAAAGGAAAATCGTTGCTAAAAATTTTGAATCTATCACGAAAGAATTCTCCCCTGCCAAGGGGAGATGTCCGCAGGACAGAGGGGTTTGTGACAGAGACGCTAATTATTTTTCTAAATCAAAAAGTTTCAAGGAAGTTTACCCCACCAAACTATACATTTTTCCGGGTAGGGAGCGAATGACGTTGGAGAATTCGAGTTGCAATAATAAGGCCGCTACTTTGCTAATGGTAAATCCGGAGGCGTAACTGATTTCATCCATGTGCAATTGCTTTTTTTCCTTAAAGCAATTCACAATTTTTTGTTCTTCTTCGCTGAGGTTAATTAAGAGCGGAATTTGTGAACTCTCTTTCTTTTTACTTTTTGTTTCGCTTTCCCAACCCATCACATAAAACAAATCCGCTGCACTTTCCATCAATGCTGCTTTATTCGATTTTATAAAACCGTTACATCCTTCACTCATTACATCCGTACTTCTTCCCGGAAAGGCAAACACATCTTTATTATAACTGTTAGCAATGGTGGCCGTGATTAAACTTCCGCCATCGCGTTTACTTTCCATCACAATCAAGGCATCGCACATACCCGCCACAATACGGTTTCGCTTCGGAAAATTAACGGCATCCGGATTAGTACCGCTTCTGAAATCGGTAAGTATCCCGCCCTTCTTTTGCATTTTCATGGCAATACTTGTGTGTGTTTGAGGATACATGCGATCGAGTCCGTGCGCTACAACACCCACCGTATCCAAATCATTTTCCAAGGCTTTTTTGTGTGCTAACACATCAATGCCATAGGCTAATCCGCTCACCACTAAAACACCACTGCCGCGTAATTCATTCACTAATTTTTCGGTTTGCTCTCTGCCGTAATCGGTGGGCTGACGTGTGCCTACAATGGCCACAATCTTTTCAGTATTTAAATCGGCATTGCCTTTGTAATAGAGTAAAACCGGACTATCACTGCAATATTTTAAACGCTGCGGATATTTTTCATTGGTAAAAAAGAGCGTTTCAATGTTGTTTTCTTCAATGAAACGAACTTCTTTTTCGGCTTCTTTCAAAACGTGTTGCTGCGCAATAATCGCTTTGGCTAGACCTTCGCCCACACCCGGAATTTTCAATAATTGCGCTTTATTTGCTTTAAAAATCTCTTCGGCATTTCCGCAATAAGCTAAAAGATTTTTAGCCACCACATCTCCAACGCCTTCCAATAGGGTTAAACCTACCTGATACAACAATTCGCCTCCCACCATTTGAATTAAAAATATTCTTGTTTATATTGTGCTAATATTAGCATAACATAGTATGCGCAAAACTACAACACTTTTTACACTTTGCTTTATTCTGATTAAAATAAATTTATTTTCTCAGGCTCCTGCATTCATTAAAGGAACAGTTACTGATAATAGCAGCAAAGAAACTCTCCCCGGCGCGTTAGTATCAATTGGAAAAAGTAATGGAACCAGCACCGACATGAACGGAATGTTCTTACTTACAACAACAGCCGGTAAACAAACGGTGGAGTGTACGATGATGGGATACAAAACCATTTCACAAACGGTTGACTTAAAAGAAAACGATACACTTACTCTCAATTTTTCGATGACAGATGCTAACAAACTTTTAGAAGAGGTGGTTGTGTCGGCCGGAAAGTTCGAACAAAAATTATCGGATGTAACGGTGAGTATGGAGGTGATTAAACCGGCTTTGATTGAAAATAAAAACACAACGTCTATCGACAATATTATGAATCAAGTACCGGGCGTAACGGTGAGTGACGGTCAGGCAAGTATTCGCGGTGGAAGTGGTTTTGCTTATGGTGCCGGTAGTCGTGTGTTGGTAATGGTGGATGAAATGCCAATGATTAGCGCCGACGCAGGTGATGTAAAATGGAACTATTTGCCAATAGAAAATTTAGAACAAGTAGAAGTAATTAAAGGCGCTTCATCTGCTTTGTTTGGTTCTTCTGCTTTAAATGGTGTGATCAATTTACGTACGGCTTATGCAAAAGATAAACCAAGTACTTCTGTAACTTTATTCGGTGGCGGATACGATGCGCCAAAATATCAATACAAATGGTGGAAGGGAAGCAGTCAGCAACAAGCTGGCATTAATTTTTCTCACTCCGAAAAAATCGGAAATTTTGATTTGGTGATTGGCGGCCACATGTTTAGCGATGATGGTTATCGCGGCGGATTGGTGAATGAAGCGGTGACTTCGGGCACAACCACCATTAATCGTCAGGTAATGAAAAACGAAAACGAAAGACGCGCGCGCATCAATGCAAACATTCGTTATAATTTCAAAAAGATTCCGGGTTTATCAATTGGCGTCAATACAAATTTAATGGATGTGCAAGGTGGTCTGTTCTTCTTGTGGAAGCACGCCGACAGTGCCTATGTTCCGAACGATATTCAGAAATACAAAAACAAACGTTTTAATGTGGATCCTTTTGTTACGTACTTCTGGGGTAAGGATAACAAATTAAGTTTTAGAAGTCGTTATTACTTAACTCTGAACACCAACGATAAAAATCAAGAGGCCACCGCTGAATTGTATTATAACGAGTTGCAATACCAGAAGCGATTTAGTAATAACTTAACTATAACGGCCGGCGCCTTGTACATTGAGCAACAGATTTTCAGCGACTCTTTATATGGTAGACATGTCGGAAAAAACACTGCCGGCTATTTACAATTGGATAAGAAAATTAAACGTCTTACGATGTCACTCGGATTACGTGGCGAGTTTTATAAAGTAGATACGGCATTTACACGTGGCTATTTAACTAAGAAAATAAATGATTTGCCGTTTCAGCCGGTGGCGCGTGCAGGTTTAAATTATCAATTATTGGAATATACGTTCTTGCGCGCTTCATTCGGACAAGGGTATCGTTTTCCGAGTGTAGCGGAGAAATACATCAGCACGAATGTAAGTTCTTTAAGAATTTATGAAAACCCATCATTACAACCGGAGCGCGGTTGGAGTGCAGAGATTGGCGTGAAGCAAGGCTTCTCTTTAGGAAAATTTAAAGGCTTTTTGGATGTGGCCGGATTCTGGACGGAGTACACCAATATGGTGGAGTTTGTTTTTGATTTTTATTTCCCGGAGCCAAAACCACAAGGTTACGTGGTGCAGTTAACGGATAGAGAGTACGCAGGATTTAAATCTCAAAACTTAGGACGTGCGCAAATTAAAGGAATCGATATTTCTTTAACCGGCGGTGGAAAGATTGGTCCGGTAAACGTAGCTTTATTTAGTGGTTACACTTATATCGATCCGATTAATCCGGATTACAATCCAACAAAAGACACATTAGGCTTACCTTATTTAAATGTGCTGAAATACCGTAACCGTCATTTATTTAAGAACGATATTCAATTCGATTATAAATTTGTTTCAATTGGGTTCAGCACTCGTTATCAAAGTTACATGGAGAACATTGATAAAAAGTTTAATGAAAGTTTATTGCATGATTTGTTACCTGAGTTTGATCAGATTCCTTCTACGTATGTATTGCCGGGTTTGCCTGAATACAGAGAGAAAGATAAAGCAGGCTCTTGGGTGCATGATTTCAGAATAGGTTTCCAATTATCCAAAGTAGTGAAGCTCTCCTACATTTGTAACAACGTGGCCAATGAAGAATACAGTTCACGACCGGGCGATGTGAGACCACCACGCACGCATGTACTTCAATTAATGATTAAGCTTTAAGCGAATTTAAATTCTTTATAGGGTAACCAGCTTTTTCCTGTGTGTTTTAAGAGGAAGAAAGAGTTGCATAGAAAGTTAGCTTCAAAGGATTTGTTGCGATATTCTTCCATCATCAGGTAGAAAAATTCTTTTTTCAAATCACGGAAAGCGATGGTAACGTGTGGATGATATTTCCGCATGTCATCCGCCTGATTGAAAATGTTGAGATTTGACTTTACTTGTTTAACCACTTCTTTTTGTAGTTTGTTTAAATTTTCATTCTCAATAACATCCACAAAAACTACTTTGGGTTCAAAACAATTATAGTTCTTCAAATTAATTTCAAAAGCAGGAATTTCTGTTTTGAAATTGGAAAGTGTATTCAAAAGAATTTCTTCTTTTTCTGTTTTCCATTCAAAGGGCATATGCAATGTGATGTGCGAAGGGGAACGCAAGGCACTTTTGTTGTTGTATTTTTCCGACACTTCTTTTTTAATGTTTTCTATTTGTGAAAACACCGGTTCAGGAGGAATGATGGCTATGAAATATTTTTGCAGCATTAAACACGAACACCAATCACCAGGATATCATCAATTTGTTCAAGATTTCCCTTCCAGTTTTCGTAAGCGGTTTTAATGGCTTCGTGTTGTTGGGCTGGAGATAAATCGTGAATGGAGATGAGTAATTTTTTAAGCGCGTTGTACTTGAATTTTTTTCCTTTTGGTCTGCCAAACTGATCGGCAAAACCATCAGAATATAAATAAATATAATCGCTTTTTTGTAATTGGATTTTGTGATTGGTATAATTATCGGCTACGCCATCGATGTTACTGCCAATTGGAAACTTATCTGCCTTTATCTCTAATAAACTATCTTCAAAAAAGATTTCTTTATCGGATGTGATTTTATGTGATGAAGAGAAATTCTTACGCACAATCCACAAATTATTGAAAGCGCCCGCGAATTGTAATTCTTTTGTCTGCGCGTTATAAGTACATAAAGACAAATCCATGCCATCTTTTACTGCATTGTCTTCTTGATTTTGTCGGAGTGTATCTGTTACACCCATATCCAAATGTTGTAAAATGTCGGAAGGTTTGGTTAAATCTTTTTCGTTAACAGCGCGATTTAATAAACTCATGCCCACCACACTCATCATGGCACCCGGTACGCCGTGTCCGGTACAATCAACAGCGGCAAACATGACTAAATTATTTTTTTCTTCTACCCAATAGAAGTCACCGCTTACTACATCTTTAGGCTTGTAAAATATAAACGCGTCGGGCAACAAGCGTTTTACCATTTTATCGGGGGGTAAAATAGAAAGCTGAATACGTTTAGCGTAATTAATGCTATCGGTTATTTCTTTTTTCTGATGGGTAATTTCGTCGTTTTGTTTTTGTAATAAGGCGTTTGCCTGTTTTTTGTTTTTATTTTGTTTAAACAAGACACCTGCAATTATCAAAAATACGATAACAGAAATGATGGAAATAAAAGTTAGTGTGCGTGATTGTTTCACTTTTAAAGTGCTTATTTCTTGTTCTGCAGAAAGACGTTTTAACTCATCTTCTTTTTTACCGGTTTCATACTTCACTTCCATTTCGCTGAGTTTTTCTACTGTGCGTAGTTTGTTTACACTGTCTTTTAGGAAAAAGGCGGTGTTATAAAACTCAGCTGACTTAATATATTTTTTGAGTTCGTAATAAACATCACCAAGGGCTTTATTAATTGACATTGCTAATTCGACGTTGTCAGGATTAGCTTTATAAGCTAATTCAAAATATTTTAATGAAGTTTCCGCGTCTTTCATTTTGTAATAGAATGTGCCAATATTGTAAAGGGTTCCGGCATAACCTAAAAGATCCCCCCCGTTTTTATAATATTCTAAAACAATTGCCGAGTATTTTGCAACAGAATCTTTGTTACGCAATTCGGAATAGGCAGAAAGCAGGGTTCCATAAATGTTACCCATAAACGATAAATTTTTCGCTTGTTCTTCCGACGCATTAT is a window of Bacteroidota bacterium DNA encoding:
- the thpR gene encoding RNA 2',3'-cyclic phosphodiesterase, whose protein sequence is MLQKYFIAIIPPEPVFSQIENIKKEVSEKYNNKSALRSPSHITLHMPFEWKTEKEEILLNTLSNFKTEIPAFEINLKNYNCFEPKVVFVDVIENENLNKLQKEVVKQVKSNLNIFNQADDMRKYHPHVTIAFRDLKKEFFYLMMEEYRNKSFEANFLCNSFFLLKHTGKSWLPYKEFKFA
- the holB gene encoding DNA polymerase III subunit delta' — protein: MLLRDIVGQKEVKDRLIKMVNENRLPHALLFTGYEGSGNLGTAMAFAQYLFCSNKQNNDACGECPSCQKTNKLVHPDLHLVFPIAKSKDVKSSADLIKEFREAFLENPYLSLNDWFEGLDAENKQPIIPVEESGNIIRELSYTSYEGLYKIMIIWQPEKMNTEAANKLLKVLEEPPEQTIFILVCNNPDQLLATIISRVQQIPFLRLQEAEIKEALVKKFGVTEENAQQAAFLCDSNFNEAIKLLTQSDEQLSFLQHFQSFMRLALKFDCDKALQWIDQNAATGREKQKQFLQYGLEIFRDCLMYNFGSRDLVRLSGNEKQFLEKFAPFITQRNYEMLVEEFNSNCYYIERNANPKILFMDLLLKTNELINKR
- the dprA gene encoding DNA-processing protein DprA — its product is MVGGELLYQVGLTLLEGVGDVVAKNLLAYCGNAEEIFKANKAQLLKIPGVGEGLAKAIIAQQHVLKEAEKEVRFIEENNIETLFFTNEKYPQRLKYCSDSPVLLYYKGNADLNTEKIVAIVGTRQPTDYGREQTEKLVNELRGSGVLVVSGLAYGIDVLAHKKALENDLDTVGVVAHGLDRMYPQTHTSIAMKMQKKGGILTDFRSGTNPDAVNFPKRNRIVAGMCDALIVMESKRDGGSLITATIANSYNKDVFAFPGRSTDVMSEGCNGFIKSNKAALMESAADLFYVMGWESETKSKKKESSQIPLLINLSEEEQKIVNCFKEKKQLHMDEISYASGFTISKVAALLLQLEFSNVIRSLPGKMYSLVG
- a CDS encoding SpoIIE family protein phosphatase, giving the protein MYSKIKQNDSAIFYSNLVINNASEEQAKNLSFMGNIYGTLLSAYSELRNKDSVAKYSAIVLEYYKNGGDLLGYAGTLYNIGTFYYKMKDAETSLKYFELAYKANPDNVELAMSINKALGDVYYELKKYIKSAEFYNTAFFLKDSVNKLRTVEKLSEMEVKYETGKKEDELKRLSAEQEISTLKVKQSRTLTFISIISVIVFLIIAGVLFKQNKNKKQANALLQKQNDEITHQKKEITDSINYAKRIQLSILPPDKMVKRLLPDAFIFYKPKDVVSGDFYWVEEKNNLVMFAAVDCTGHGVPGAMMSVVGMSLLNRAVNEKDLTKPSDILQHLDMGVTDTLRQNQEDNAVKDGMDLSLCTYNAQTKELQFAGAFNNLWIVRKNFSSSHKITSDKEIFFEDSLLEIKADKFPIGSNIDGVADNYTNHKIQLQKSDYIYLYSDGFADQFGRPKGKKFKYNALKKLLISIHDLSPAQQHEAIKTAYENWKGNLEQIDDILVIGVRV
- a CDS encoding TonB-dependent receptor, whose translation is MRKTTTLFTLCFILIKINLFSQAPAFIKGTVTDNSSKETLPGALVSIGKSNGTSTDMNGMFLLTTTAGKQTVECTMMGYKTISQTVDLKENDTLTLNFSMTDANKLLEEVVVSAGKFEQKLSDVTVSMEVIKPALIENKNTTSIDNIMNQVPGVTVSDGQASIRGGSGFAYGAGSRVLVMVDEMPMISADAGDVKWNYLPIENLEQVEVIKGASSALFGSSALNGVINLRTAYAKDKPSTSVTLFGGGYDAPKYQYKWWKGSSQQQAGINFSHSEKIGNFDLVIGGHMFSDDGYRGGLVNEAVTSGTTTINRQVMKNENERRARINANIRYNFKKIPGLSIGVNTNLMDVQGGLFFLWKHADSAYVPNDIQKYKNKRFNVDPFVTYFWGKDNKLSFRSRYYLTLNTNDKNQEATAELYYNELQYQKRFSNNLTITAGALYIEQQIFSDSLYGRHVGKNTAGYLQLDKKIKRLTMSLGLRGEFYKVDTAFTRGYLTKKINDLPFQPVARAGLNYQLLEYTFLRASFGQGYRFPSVAEKYISTNVSSLRIYENPSLQPERGWSAEIGVKQGFSLGKFKGFLDVAGFWTEYTNMVEFVFDFYFPEPKPQGYVVQLTDREYAGFKSQNLGRAQIKGIDISLTGGGKIGPVNVALFSGYTYIDPINPDYNPTKDTLGLPYLNVLKYRNRHLFKNDIQFDYKFVSIGFSTRYQSYMENIDKKFNESLLHDLLPEFDQIPSTYVLPGLPEYREKDKAGSWVHDFRIGFQLSKVVKLSYICNNVANEEYSSRPGDVRPPRTHVLQLMIKL
- a CDS encoding DUF559 domain-containing protein; the encoded protein is MQIRNNNRSYLKEYRKDLRDNTTVPEKILWKYLKNSQLEGRKFRRQHSFKNFILDFYCAEEKLAVELDGEHHFTVVGFEHDKQRDDLLLKYGIRTVRIENEHVFKNTEGVLDLIKSYFQNK
- a CDS encoding very short patch repair endonuclease, giving the protein MDKLTKEQRRKNMQAVKSKGSKIEVLLSKTLWVKGYRYRKNDKSVFGKPDLTFKKLKIAVFVDSEFWHGKDWKKRKHDHKSNQDFWHKKIERNIARDKEVNKVLLKENWQVLRFWGKEIEENLQYCITKIVNAIHEAERKYNNR